A single genomic interval of Chitinophaga sp. 180180018-3 harbors:
- a CDS encoding TIGR03364 family FAD-dependent oxidoreductase: MQQQQAEVAVIGAGIVGLAMSWHLASKGRKVVLFERNSKAISASIRNFGLVWPIGQTAGKMYDRAMRSRRTWKELAALTGLQCQETGSIHLAYHADEMAVLEEFAAAAAGNGYACDLLTPGQLGKYTQAVKTAGLQGALWSPTEMTVNPRVASAVIAKHLEEKMNVTVRFGTAVNGISMPYIETKDEKWKVDEVYVCSGADFETLYPAEFAAAPLKKCKLQMMRTIPQPGNWQLGPALCAGLTLGHYAAFESCKTLEPLKERFAAEMPEYVKWGIHLLVSQNGVGELTIGDSHEYGPDFEPFDKTFINNLILKYMHTFLQAPEYTIQEQWHGIYPKLTNGKTDLVFSPEKGVTIVNGLGGAGMTLSFGLAEEVVNNPATFA; the protein is encoded by the coding sequence ATGCAACAGCAACAGGCAGAGGTAGCGGTGATTGGAGCCGGTATCGTTGGGTTGGCCATGTCGTGGCACCTGGCATCCAAAGGAAGGAAAGTCGTTTTATTTGAGCGCAACAGCAAAGCTATCAGCGCTTCTATCCGCAATTTCGGACTGGTATGGCCGATCGGGCAAACTGCAGGGAAAATGTATGACCGAGCCATGCGTAGCCGTCGCACCTGGAAAGAACTTGCAGCACTTACAGGCTTGCAATGTCAGGAAACAGGTTCTATCCATCTTGCTTATCACGCAGATGAAATGGCCGTACTGGAAGAATTTGCAGCTGCTGCTGCGGGAAACGGGTATGCATGTGATCTGCTGACGCCCGGACAGCTGGGTAAATACACACAGGCAGTGAAAACTGCCGGGTTACAAGGCGCCTTGTGGAGCCCTACTGAAATGACCGTGAATCCACGTGTAGCCAGCGCCGTTATTGCAAAGCACCTCGAAGAGAAAATGAATGTAACAGTGCGTTTTGGTACTGCTGTAAATGGCATTAGCATGCCTTACATAGAAACCAAAGATGAAAAATGGAAAGTGGATGAGGTATATGTATGCAGTGGCGCTGACTTTGAAACGCTTTACCCTGCTGAGTTTGCAGCTGCTCCGCTGAAAAAGTGCAAACTGCAGATGATGCGTACCATCCCACAGCCGGGTAACTGGCAGTTGGGCCCCGCTCTTTGCGCCGGTCTTACGCTCGGTCACTATGCCGCTTTTGAGAGCTGTAAAACGTTGGAGCCACTGAAAGAGCGCTTTGCCGCTGAAATGCCGGAATATGTGAAATGGGGCATACACCTGCTGGTGTCGCAGAATGGAGTGGGAGAGCTGACTATTGGTGACTCGCATGAATATGGTCCGGACTTCGAACCGTTTGATAAAACCTTCATCAACAACCTTATTTTGAAATACATGCACACCTTCCTGCAGGCACCGGAATACACCATACAGGAGCAATGGCATGGCATTTATCCCAAGCTTACCAACGGTAAAACCGACCTCGTATTTTCACCGGAGAAAGGAGTAACTATCGTGAATGGCCTCGGTGGAGCTGGAATGACATTGTCTTTCGGCCTCGCAGAAGAAGTGGTGAACAACCCGGCTACCTTTGCGTAA
- a CDS encoding phosphonatase-like hydrolase codes for MGIQLVVFDIAGTTLHDESNVAKVLQEAIRLAGVSVTLEQVNEVMGYAKPYAIRYLLEQQGDSRYSDETFINKLHTRFVEDMKAHYATHPAVREKEGVSRVFAQLKERGIKVALDTGFDKDITDVILERVGWRQKGLIDAVATSDVVAFGRPYPYMIYRIMEELEIRGIQSVAKTGDTISDLEEGTNAGCRYVIGVTTGAYSREELEKGPYTHLVASLEEILSII; via the coding sequence ATGGGAATACAGTTAGTTGTTTTTGACATTGCAGGTACTACTTTGCATGATGAATCCAATGTTGCAAAGGTACTGCAGGAAGCTATCCGGCTGGCAGGAGTGTCTGTTACGCTGGAACAGGTGAACGAGGTAATGGGATATGCGAAACCGTATGCGATCCGTTATCTGCTGGAACAGCAGGGCGATAGCAGATATAGTGATGAAACTTTTATCAATAAGTTGCATACCCGTTTTGTGGAAGATATGAAAGCGCATTATGCTACGCATCCGGCAGTCAGGGAGAAAGAAGGCGTATCCCGTGTATTTGCTCAATTGAAGGAAAGAGGTATCAAAGTGGCACTGGATACCGGTTTTGATAAAGATATTACAGATGTGATTCTTGAGAGGGTAGGCTGGAGACAGAAAGGGTTGATTGATGCGGTGGCCACCAGCGATGTAGTGGCTTTCGGACGTCCTTACCCGTATATGATCTATCGCATTATGGAAGAACTGGAAATACGCGGTATACAGTCGGTGGCCAAAACCGGTGATACCATTTCCGATCTGGAAGAAGGTACCAATGCGGGTTGCCGGTATGTGATTGGGGTTACCACAGGCGCTTATTCCAGGGAAGAGTTGGAAAAAGGTCCCTATACACATCTGGTAGCCTCTCTGGAAGAAATACTTTCAATCATTTAA
- a CDS encoding TIGR00730 family Rossman fold protein, which translates to MNSSIKNLKERDWTETRAHSSWQIFKIMAEFVDGFEKLAKIGPCISIFGSARTKPGNRYYDLAQEIASKLAEEGFGIITGGGPGVMEAANKGAQAAHGKSVGANITLPHEQRPNNYIDQENSLNFDYFFVRKVMFTKYSQGFIMMPGGFGTMDEFFEVATLIQTRKMEETPMVLVGREYWSGLLNWLRTVMMEKEHNINPQDLDLLQLFDTADEVVEYFRVFYTTNKLRPNF; encoded by the coding sequence ATGAACAGTAGTATAAAGAATCTTAAAGAAAGAGATTGGACAGAGACAAGAGCACATTCCAGCTGGCAGATATTCAAAATCATGGCTGAGTTCGTTGACGGGTTTGAAAAGCTGGCAAAAATCGGCCCCTGTATTTCTATTTTTGGTTCCGCCCGTACAAAGCCGGGTAACCGTTACTACGACCTGGCCCAGGAAATCGCTTCCAAACTTGCGGAAGAAGGATTTGGTATCATCACCGGTGGCGGCCCCGGAGTCATGGAAGCAGCCAACAAAGGCGCCCAGGCAGCGCATGGAAAATCTGTAGGCGCCAATATTACCCTGCCCCACGAACAACGGCCCAATAACTATATCGACCAGGAAAACAGCCTGAACTTCGATTACTTCTTCGTTCGTAAAGTAATGTTCACCAAATATTCACAGGGCTTCATCATGATGCCCGGCGGTTTTGGTACCATGGATGAGTTTTTTGAAGTGGCTACTCTGATCCAGACCCGTAAAATGGAAGAAACCCCGATGGTACTTGTGGGACGCGAATACTGGAGTGGCCTCCTGAACTGGCTCCGTACTGTAATGATGGAAAAGGAACATAATATTAACCCGCAGGATCTCGATCTCCTGCAACTCTTCGATACTGCCGATGAAGTGGTGGAATACTTCCGCGTATTCTATACAACAAATAAACTCAGACCGAATTTCTAA